From the Kitasatospora atroaurantiaca genome, the window AAGTGGCGGGAGGGGAAGCGACCGAAGCCGGTGGTCTTGCCGCAGCGGATGTGGTCCTCGACCCGGGCGTGAGCCCGGTGGCGGACCTCCAGGTACTGGATCGAGCCGCCGCCGGCGACGGGCGTGTCGGTGAGGAAGACCTGGTGGCGCATGCCTTCGTCCTGGTCGAACAGGGACGGCTGGGCGCCTGGGTGGGGACGCTCGCGACGGACGATGATGCGGGTGCCGTCCGGGTATCCGGTGAGGTCGACCAGGCCGGACAGCTCGGCGACTTCGGCGCCGGAGCGAAGGGTCCCGTCCTGTTCCAGCGCGGGGTGCCAGACCTGGTCGGGTAGGACCCGGATGGCCTTGCGGATCTGTTCGGTGACGGCGTGCCCGACGGAGAAGGTGGTCTGGATTCCGCGCTGTCGCAGGGTGCGTAGGTGGGCGAGGAAGGCTTTCGCGCTGCCCGCGCTGTCGGCTCGGATGAGGACCGGGGTGCCGTGGCGGTGGGCGTCGGGGATCTGGGCGAGGGCGTGGTCGAGGACGGTGATGTGGTCGGCGGCGGTGTTCGCTCCGGCGTTGCCCGGTCGCAGGAGGCCGGCGAGGGCCTCGCCGGTGTTGTCGAGGAAGCAGAGCATCGGGTGGTAGCCGAAGCCGCGTTTGTAGGTGGCGGCGGACTGTTCTTTCTCGGAGTGGCAGGTGACCAGGGTGGCGTCGATGTCCAGGACCAGGCCCGGTAGTTCACGCCCTCCTGCGTGTGATGCGGGTATGGG encodes:
- a CDS encoding IS1380 family transposase, producing the protein MHTTRSRPKLVVSADGHGVVNHAGSRLLADLADATSLTSAFSDALHRLRPRGTGHDPGRVAVDLTVMLADGGEAIRDLTVLRDQRDVFGPVASTPTAWRVLAGIDTAALNALRTARAKTREVAWLQADETGHPIPASHAGGRELPGLVLDIDATLVTCHSEKEQSAATYKRGFGYHPMLCFLDNTGEALAGLLRPGNAGANTAADHITVLDHALAQIPDAHRHGTPVLIRADSAGSAKAFLAHLRTLRQRGIQTTFSVGHAVTEQIRKAIRVLPDQVWHPALEQDGTLRSGAEVAELSGLVDLTGYPDGTRIIVRRERPHPGAQPSLFDQDEGMRHQVFLTDTPVAGGGSIQYLEVRHRAHARVEDHIRCGKTTGFGRFPSRHFAINQVWLELSLTAIDLLAWTRTLLLDGELATAEPKKLRYRLLHTAARITRGARRLRLRIAATWPWRHELTAAFSRLVALPRPAT